A window of Rhododendron vialii isolate Sample 1 chromosome 11a, ASM3025357v1 contains these coding sequences:
- the LOC131307240 gene encoding mRNA cap guanine-N7 methyltransferase 1-like gives MKRGYEESSSSASLGPPQSKFRHHPDGDSQFLEDESTKIFARKVADHYSAWTNQTREQREASPIVHLKKLNNWVLHTILWYTFFSLKPMVD, from the exons ATGAAGAGAGGATACGAGGAGTCTTCATCGTCGGCCTCTCTCGGACCGCCTCAATCCAAATTCAGACACCATCCAGATG GCGATTCACAGTTTTTGGAGGATGAGAGTACAAAGATATTTGCCAGGAAAGTGGCTGACCATTATAGTGCATGGACGAATCAAACTCGAGAACAGCGAGAAGCTAGTCCTATTGTTCATTTGAAGAAACTTAACAACTGGGTACTGCATACTATCTTGTGGTAcacatttttctctttgaaaCCAATGGTAGATTGA